The Desulfovibrio sp. Fe33 genome includes a window with the following:
- a CDS encoding tetratricopeptide repeat protein translates to MKKFIAVLLAASVLAAAGCAKVVGPYYLQQEEYKEGVRVMGERLRENPEDADSAYYTGRYYLALNEPRKGLVYLEKAVELAPGNADYVFWTGVAYWALMDFDRERAAYEKAVSLDPNHISAHLYLGHGYVDRGQWAQALKEYDVVLGLDPYNPEALYNRARVLGELDRKSGEIAAWKRFLEYYPDGSMAMTATEQLNLQGDFSYRNHIIGRRNVTLKSLTFKPGTSVPDAGGRDSLAVLGAMMKVNSDLTVHIVAYVKGDATLAKARAVALRDYMLNGNPGIGRERLPLSWFGTAEKVEVGGGVVALDQAVNFITEVR, encoded by the coding sequence GTGAAGAAGTTCATCGCGGTGCTGCTTGCCGCATCCGTTCTGGCCGCCGCCGGATGCGCCAAGGTGGTTGGGCCTTATTACCTGCAGCAGGAAGAGTACAAGGAAGGAGTCAGGGTTATGGGCGAGCGCCTCAGGGAGAACCCGGAGGATGCCGATTCGGCCTATTATACGGGGCGGTATTACCTGGCCCTGAACGAACCCCGGAAGGGCCTTGTCTATCTGGAAAAAGCGGTGGAGCTGGCCCCGGGCAACGCGGATTATGTCTTCTGGACCGGGGTGGCGTACTGGGCCTTGATGGATTTCGACCGGGAACGGGCCGCCTACGAAAAGGCCGTCAGCCTCGACCCGAATCATATTTCCGCCCACCTCTATCTGGGGCACGGCTACGTGGACCGGGGGCAGTGGGCGCAGGCGCTTAAGGAGTACGACGTGGTTCTCGGACTGGATCCGTACAACCCGGAAGCCCTGTACAACAGGGCGCGCGTCCTTGGCGAACTTGACAGGAAGAGCGGCGAGATTGCGGCATGGAAGCGGTTCCTTGAGTATTATCCCGACGGGAGCATGGCCATGACGGCCACGGAGCAACTCAATCTGCAAGGGGACTTCTCCTACCGCAATCACATAATCGGGCGGCGCAACGTCACGTTGAAAAGCTTGACGTTCAAGCCCGGAACCAGCGTCCCGGATGCCGGCGGCAGGGACTCGCTGGCGGTGCTCGGCGCGATGATGAAGGTCAACAGCGACCTGACGGTGCACATAGTCGCCTACGTGAAGGGCGACGCCACTCTCGCGAAGGCCCGCGCCGTGGCCTTGCGGGACTACATGCTCAACGGCAACCCGGGCATAGGCCGGGAAAGGCTGCCGCTGAGCTGGTTCGGAACGGCTGAAAAGGTCGAAGTGGGCGGCGGCGTGGTCGCCCTGGACCAGGCGGTGAACTTCATTACCGAGGTTCGGTAA
- a CDS encoding HD-GYP domain-containing protein — MAENIDSASLSETYLQISPNILASFPKFRPPVDLYFYDPDVARTGRFHRAGERLSREGQDEVARFAEEGRLYLLRDDYRVYAEHLSRELGLLLVEEGFLPLEVAEIFFIAFRNRMNEFLNRPTEDTYEALCKDVSILAEYIWIDPSRVDFLTHTLEREYDLSVHSVNTMFIGLALHLRRTGGLVEKAGLVSLGLGLLLHDLGMVMVPKFIRDKEQYLVRRDRESLERHIEAGLNMLRRLKIRDQVILDCAEQHHERLDGSGYPARRFDKDISAAGRLCAVADSFSAIIGDRPHRSARDMAEAVRMLTDDGRRYDSELTALLAGIMAERVTE; from the coding sequence ATGGCGGAAAACATCGATTCAGCTTCCCTGTCAGAGACCTATCTCCAGATAAGCCCGAATATCCTGGCGAGCTTTCCCAAGTTCAGGCCGCCGGTTGATCTATATTTCTACGATCCGGACGTGGCCCGCACCGGCCGTTTCCATCGTGCCGGGGAACGCCTCTCCCGGGAGGGACAGGATGAGGTCGCCCGTTTCGCCGAAGAGGGACGGCTCTATCTGCTGCGGGACGATTACCGCGTCTATGCCGAGCACTTGAGCCGGGAACTCGGTCTGCTGCTTGTAGAGGAGGGCTTTCTGCCCCTGGAGGTGGCGGAAATATTCTTCATCGCCTTTCGGAACCGCATGAATGAGTTTCTGAACCGGCCGACGGAGGACACCTACGAAGCCTTGTGCAAGGATGTGAGCATCCTGGCGGAATATATCTGGATCGACCCGAGCCGGGTGGATTTCCTGACCCATACCCTGGAGCGGGAGTATGACCTGTCGGTCCATTCGGTGAACACCATGTTCATCGGCCTCGCCCTGCACTTGCGCCGGACCGGCGGTCTGGTGGAAAAAGCCGGTCTCGTCAGCCTTGGCCTTGGCCTGTTGCTGCACGATCTCGGCATGGTCATGGTCCCGAAGTTCATCCGCGACAAGGAACAGTATCTGGTGCGCCGGGACCGCGAGTCCCTCGAACGGCATATAGAGGCCGGGCTGAACATGCTCAGGCGGCTCAAGATCCGCGATCAGGTCATCCTTGATTGCGCCGAGCAGCACCATGAGCGGTTGGACGGCTCGGGCTATCCCGCACGCCGGTTTGACAAGGATATCTCCGCAGCGGGCAGGCTCTGCGCCGTTGCGGACTCCTTTTCGGCCATCATAGGAGACAGGCCCCATCGCTCGGCCCGGGACATGGCCGAGGCCGTGCGGATGCTGACGGATGACGGCAGGCGCTACGATTCGGAGCTGACCGCGCTGCTGGCGGGGATCATGGCCGAGCGGGTCACAGAGTAA
- a CDS encoding GNAT family N-acetyltransferase yields the protein METAVTMNIALRFDTEGVDWTNAAEVFEKAPLGTREPDVLRRTFENSGLTCFAWRGETLVGLGRALSDGVAHSVIYDLCMIPECQGQGLGTRMMEAMLERLNTPNVVLWSVPGKEPFYARFGFNPMRTAMARLENPERSAAQGYITL from the coding sequence GTGGAAACAGCCGTGACCATGAATATAGCCCTCCGATTCGACACCGAAGGCGTGGATTGGACCAATGCCGCGGAAGTCTTCGAAAAAGCTCCGCTGGGCACCCGCGAACCGGATGTGTTGCGCCGGACTTTCGAGAACAGCGGCCTTACCTGCTTCGCCTGGCGGGGAGAGACTCTCGTGGGCCTGGGACGCGCCCTGAGCGACGGCGTGGCGCACTCGGTGATCTACGATCTTTGCATGATTCCGGAATGCCAGGGCCAAGGACTGGGAACGCGGATGATGGAGGCCATGCTGGAGCGGCTGAACACGCCCAACGTCGTCCTCTGGTCCGTTCCGGGCAAGGAGCCGTTCTACGCCCGCTTCGGGTTCAACCCCATGCGCACGGCCATGGCCCGCCTTGAAAACCCCGAACGGTCGGCAGCGCAGGGCTACATTACTCTGTGA
- a CDS encoding acyl-[acyl-carrier-protein] thioesterase: protein MTTNSAFTFEHGYDIRSYEPRPDGRVSVTAICDQLQDIASRHADKLGFGYHDLEQSGHFWILARLHLMVDRLPGFGERTSILTWPSGKERLVALRDFVISDGNGQMGAATTSWVTLNTRTHRPDPPDTVLHERNIPEREHALAFPTKSVTRLKNGEHTAQLTARRADMDINGHVNNVKYLEYCFEAVPMEWLRENRCHGVDIQFRSESFPGDEYVSACTMDAPDQGMDTFLHTLTRLSDDKEIVRMRSWWKQP from the coding sequence ATGACAACCAATTCAGCATTCACCTTCGAACACGGCTATGACATCCGCTCCTACGAGCCGCGCCCGGACGGCCGCGTGTCCGTCACCGCCATTTGCGACCAGCTCCAGGACATCGCCTCGCGCCATGCCGACAAGCTCGGTTTCGGCTACCACGACCTGGAGCAGAGCGGACATTTCTGGATTCTCGCCCGCCTCCACCTCATGGTGGACAGGCTGCCCGGCTTCGGCGAACGCACCTCTATCCTGACCTGGCCTTCGGGCAAGGAACGGCTGGTGGCCCTGCGAGACTTCGTGATCTCCGACGGGAACGGGCAAATGGGAGCGGCCACCACATCCTGGGTAACGCTGAACACCCGGACCCACCGTCCCGATCCGCCCGACACCGTTCTCCATGAAAGGAATATTCCGGAACGCGAGCACGCCCTGGCCTTCCCGACCAAATCCGTGACCCGGCTCAAAAACGGCGAGCACACCGCGCAACTGACGGCCAGACGCGCCGACATGGATATCAATGGCCATGTCAACAATGTGAAGTATCTGGAATACTGCTTTGAAGCCGTGCCCATGGAATGGCTCCGCGAAAATCGTTGCCACGGAGTGGACATCCAGTTCCGCAGCGAGTCCTTTCCCGGCGACGAGTATGTGTCGGCCTGCACCATGGACGCCCCGGACCAGGGAATGGACACCTTCCTGCACACCCTGACCCGGCTTTCCGACGACAAGGAGATTGTGCGTATGCGTTCCTGGTGGAAACAGCCGTGA